A window of Daphnia pulicaria isolate SC F1-1A chromosome 4, SC_F0-13Bv2, whole genome shotgun sequence genomic DNA:
GAACATCAAACCTTCcagcattttcatttcaacatcTGAGCCCGTCCGGTTGATGATCGCCAAATTCGGCTTGTGTGAGCAAACGACGGATGCGGGAACATTTTCGATTGGATGTGACAACGGAAGCGGCGAATTCGGGTGGATGGCACcagaaatttttgaatatttcgaTCATCTCGATGCTGATagcgacgatgatgatgaggaaGAACCAGTCAACACCTTTAGCATCGCGTGCGATACGTGGTCACTGGGATgcctcttcttctactttctgAAGAGAGGAATTCATCCTTTTGGAAAAAACAATCGAGTCATTCGATGGAACATTGCAGCGGAAGAAAGTCCTGCCAAGCTTGAAAGTAAGTTTTCCAGtaaaattccttttaaaagTCAAGATAATAAAACCGTTTTCTTACGTTAGAAGCCATACGGACATCAAACAAGGAATTGAGTCCAGTTTACGAGTTGATTCGTGACATGATCGAGACCGAAccgggaaaaagaatttcactgGGAAATGTCGTCAAGCGACTAGAGACTTTGTTCCCACCATCGGCAACGAGCTACGACAACAAAGACAGAAAAGACGATCAAGCAACGCTAGATGGTGACGATGAGTAATCGCACAAGTCAATTAGTACAAGTCAAGATATTGAAATGTGTTAATTATTAGGCCCTATTGAATGTCGGAATAGTAATCTACCGCAAATATAAGATGTACAAATAACACTGCACTAAATTTTGCAACTTGATCATTAACCAAGTCCAACTTATTCATTAAATGCAGCAGTGTAATTTGtattaaaatcaaaagttaAAAAGCAATACAATCAACATAATAGGAAATGAAATAGACTTTTTGCCAAAGTCGGCAACGATTGTCTATAATGACGCAGCTAGAACCTAAGCGTGTACATGATCCTCCACTTCCGGCTCGgcttctttttccgttttcttgaCACTGTCAGTTTTCTTGACATGTTTATCTTTCTCGACGAATTCAAGTACCTTGCCAAGGGCTTTAATATTATCTTCATGTAAAGCTTCAAGTTCTTGAAGTTTCTTCTGGTGTTCGGCTTGCAGTTGGTGGGTGTGTTGATCGAGCTCCTCTTGTCGCTTGCGCAAGTTGTCCTCCATCGCTTTCACCTGTTGAACTCGAATGTCCATTTCCGCGGCGCGCATCTTCAACATTTCCATTTCAACAGCTGCAATTCAACATCATGAAAACGTCAGAGCGCAAGTCAGACACAATTGACATGATAATATAGATTTAATTTACCGTGCTCGTCAACAGGATCGGTCGTTGCAGTTACAGAGAAAACCAGGGCGACCAAAGCCAAGATGCTCAAAACCTGtgcaaaatataaataattcgGTGCcaataatttagaaattaatttaaaaaaatttttaccttAAAAGTCATGATGAAATTATTACAGAGGTTGTTGACTGTTTTGATGATCAAAATAATCTGTACAATTAACTCGCATCGACAGCGGCTTTTATAGCGGAGAACTGTCCGGGAATGATGTCATACTGACGTGGCTGTTGGCCACTGGCGTCTTAACGACACGATTTGGGCAggtggtttcatattttagcAACATGAACTAGCGACAGGGCTCAGGTGTATACAATGCtcacaataaaatcaaatatctCGTACGTGACTTACTATTAGTTGAATCGATTCAATTACATCAATAGAACACAAAACTTGACTTCCAATTTCATATATTCGGTTTGCACTGGTTAACACTGGAAAATCACACGTAATTCATTTGCCTAGCTGTGCTGAGTTTACTTTACTTTCTGCTCTAAAGGTCATGATACTTGCAAAAAGGATCATATTAAAACTTGATAAAAGAAACGACCGAtaataaaattcttttaaagaactaattgtattttgaaaagagaaagaaaagaaacaatcagCAAATAAAACGGGGGAGAAATTAGATTTCAATTCCGTATTAGTGCTTAAATGCGGATCCCTGAGGGAATGGTTTTAATTCTTGGGGGAGATTCCATTGACGAGGACGGCCAAAGCGCCCTTCCAGGAGGCCAAATCATCAGAGGAGACACCGCTGGCACCCAAAGAGTCCATCAGAAGGCGGCCAAAGTCCTGAAATTATAACAAGTACAGAGTTAATTTGGCTAATACTAATAAATACACCTCGGCAGCTTATCTCACCTCCCAAGCGCTGCGGGGGATGCTACGGGCGGTGTGAGTGTAGCGCATGTAGTTGACGTTGCCCAACAGTTGGAGTTTGTCGTCCATGGCCGAGACGATCGTGTCCAGGCGGTCGGCAACCAAAGCGACTTGTTTATTGAACTCGACATCGCCAGTTAAAGAATCAACGGCGACTTTGCCGAACTTGGCAAAGTATTTCTGGATGCGGGGAGTCTCCTTGAAGAGCCTTATTTAATCAAAGAGTTGTTGTTTAATTAAACAGAATACGCCCAGtgaattaaattataaatCTCACTTGATCATGATGGCAGAGACCATAGCGTTGCGTCCACCTCTGACGTTCTCCCAGCTCCTCTGGACGTCACGGATTTGGTGGGCAGACAATTTGGTCTGGGGATCAGCCAAATCGTCGGGGTTCCTATCAAGTTAAATGCATTAAATCAGCGTTCTTAGCCAGCGATATTGAGAATAATTACTTGAGGGTCTTGGAGATACCAGCAACCAAAGCGGCGATTCCGTTCTTCCAGGCTTGTTGGGCCTCAGAGTTGAAGGTGCTGCCCAACTCTTCAGCGAGGACTTCCTCCAGGATGGCACCGAATTGCTATtacaatttgaattaaaatcgTTTAATTATGTCCTGATTAGAAATCGTTTTTACTGAAATCAACCTCGAACATGATGGGGGTAGCACTACGGGGCTGATGGGCAGCTCCGAGAGCGTTGAGTTGGCCGGCCATCAGCTCCTGGCTGGACAGGGACTGGATGGCGACGTTCAAACCGGCCAAAATGGTGTAAGCCTGGGCCAAGAAGTTTCCGTTGCTCATCAGCTCGTTCTGGGGCACATTGGCGAACTTGGTGAACATTTTCTGGTATTCGGGGTGAGCCTTGACGAAGCGGAAGAGAATCTGAGGGGCGACATCTCCGTCTCTCTTGGCCTGGTCCCAGGTCTTGCGGATGACACTGCGGTCGTGGGAGCTCAGGATGCCTTCCTCTCCTTCATCGGCAGAGACGGTGGTGACGGCAGTGGTGACGGTGGTGACAGTGGTACCAGGCTGGCagaacattttaaaagaattatgaAACATCAacttaattaattgaatttgacttACCGCGTAAGAGCAAGCGCTGGCGAAGGCGATGACGCCAAAGAGAAGGGCTAACTTGAAAGCCATTTTGAAGCGATTGGAGAAGTTTTAGCGCTGGGAATATCAGTCAGCTAAGTGATGCTCTTCCCAGCATTTCCAGTTGTCTTTTATAGTAGCAGCTGGGCTCGAAACACACAAACGCAAGCAGCGGCTCACGTGATGTTTACCATGCAAACGAGTTCGGTAAGCCTAGACTTTGACATTTGAACTGTTCTCAATCACCAAGTCATCCCGTTTTTACTAGGATATTCTTCGGGGCGAATATGGAGATGGACGGACGTGATGTCCGTCACGTATTGTTTCTTCTCAACTGTTGCCGGTTGCAAAGTTTCCTGATTGGGCATTTTTCCAATGCTTCCTTTGTTGAGCTAGTTTAATTTAAAGATTAAAAtcgttttaaaattaattttaagatATTCTAAATAGCCACACGAAACCAGCAATATGTTTTGCGAAATTAAATTCTGGGTACACGGCGAAATACCTGAATtgtttaaatgaaaatttgatttaattaaaaatatgaattcgaaatgcatttgaaaatgttgagaGAAAAATGACTTGATTCCCTATCATTTCTTACTAGATAAATTTTAAAGGGCTTGAGTCTAATGCAATTAGGCTTACGTGACGCTGGTCCCGTTTTGAACATGTTACACGAGTTGCAAGTCTAACTAATGGGTATCGCGTGACATTTGACTAGTTCAGGATCATAAAAAGGGCCAATCTACGAGATATTTTGCTTTGTGGGATCGACAAGGCCAAGGAAGTTCAAAAGTCATGTGAGTCCTCCATTTACTTGTGCTCAGTTGCTCACTGCGATTTAGTTGACCAAGTCTTCAGCAAATGTTTACATCTGGTCCAATTGATTCCTTTTAGAGCATTCCGTTCCAAATAAATAAGCGCACGTGCCCAATGTCAGGACAACATCTAGTTTGAACTAGTTTCTAACAGTTTGTTTACTACGGGTCGCCAtaattcgtcatcgtcatcgtcatcgtcatcgtctttTAGGGACTAAACTGCGGAATGTGTT
This region includes:
- the LOC124338296 gene encoding uncharacterized protein LOC124338296 — encoded protein: MAFKLALLFGVIAFASACSYAPGTTVTTVTTAVTTVSADEGEEGILSSHDRSVIRKTWDQAKRDGDVAPQILFRFVKAHPEYQKMFTKFANVPQNELMSNGNFLAQAYTILAGLNVAIQSLSSQELMAGQLNALGAAHQPRSATPIMFEQFGAILEEVLAEELGSTFNSEAQQAWKNGIAALVAGISKTLKNPDDLADPQTKLSAHQIRDVQRSWENVRGGRNAMVSAIMIKLFKETPRIQKYFAKFGKVAVDSLTGDVEFNKQVALVADRLDTIVSAMDDKLQLLGNVNYMRYTHTARSIPRSAWEDFGRLLMDSLGASGVSSDDLASWKGALAVLVNGISPKN
- the LOC124338353 gene encoding ribonuclease Y-like; this encodes MTFKVLSILALVALVFSVTATTDPVDEHAVEMEMLKMRAAEMDIRVQQVKAMEDNLRKRQEELDQHTHQLQAEHQKKLQELEALHEDNIKALGKVLEFVEKDKHVKKTDSVKKTEKEAEPEVEDHVHA